The genomic window TGTCCTCGAGCCGGTCCCGCAGCGGAGGGACCTCGACCGGGATCACGTTCAGGCGGTAGAAGAGGTCCTCGCGGAACTTGCCGTCCGCCACGTCCTGGCGCAGGTCGCGGTTCGTGGCGGCGACGATGCGCACGTCCACCAGGATTTCCCGGCTCCCCCCCACCCTCTCCACCGTCCGCTCCTGCAAGACGCGCAAAAGCTTCGCCTGGGCGGCAAGCGGCAGCTCGCCGATCTCGTCCAGGAAAAGGGTGCCGCGGTGTGCCTGCTCGAACTTCCCTTTGCGCTCCCTGAGCGCACCGGTGAAGGCCCCCTTCTCGTAGCCGAAGAGCTCCGACTCGATCAGGCTCTCCGGGAGCGCGGCGCAGTTCACCTTGATCAATGGCGCTCCGCTGCGCCTGCTTTTCGCATGCAGCTCGCGGGCGACAAGCTCCTTACCCGTACCGCTCTCGCCGGTGATCAGGATGGTGGAATCAAGGTGCGCCGTGGAACGGATCATCTGGAAGACCGGCTGCATGACCGCGCTGCGGCCGATGAGTCCCCCGAAGGAGACCTCGCTCAAAAGCTGGTCGCGCAGTTCCGAGTTCTCCTCCTTCAGGTGCTCCCGCTCGGTGATGTCGCGGCTCACCATGAGGGTTCCGACGAAGCGGTCCTCCCCTTCCCGGATCGGATAGTAGCTGTTCTCGAAGATGCGCCCCTTGATCTCCAGGGGACGCGTGTGGTAGGCGAGGGTACCTGCTCTCAGGCTCTCCAGGAGGGCGCCGATGCGGGTACGGGCGGGTGGTGGGTGTATGGAGAGAAGGTCGCGCCCGAGGAAGTTCGCGGCGTCGATGCCGCGGATCTGCTCGGCTGCCGCGTTGACGCAGACGATCGTGTTGGTGTGGTCGGCGAAGACGATCCCCTCGCCCATGCTGGTCAGTATCGCCCTGAAAATCCCCTCCGTGCCCCCCGCTGCATCTGTCACGCTGCCTCCTGTTACCTTTTGGTAACAGCGATAATAGCTTCGTGGCGCAGCGGCGCCTTGACCGAGGTCAAATCACGGGGAATTATCCGCCTGTTCCGAAAGGACTCCCCGTTTTTCCCGGGACGACTAGGGGAGTGAAAAATAGAAGGTAGCACCGTAACCCGGCTTCGCCTTGCAGTCGATCGTGCCGCCGTGGCGCTCTATGATCCGCTTGACGGTCGCAAGCCCGATACCGGTCCCCTCAAACTGCTGCGCGTTTTCAAGACGCCGGAACGCCTCGAACACCCGCGCGGCCTCGGCCTCGTCGAAACCGATGCCGTTGTCCCGGACGAAGAAAAAGGCGCCGTCGTCGCGCCGCTCGAGCCCGACCTCGATCCTCGCCTCCGGGCACAACCCGGTGTACTTCCAGGCGTTCTCCATCAGGTTCTGCAAGACGACACGCAAAAGTCCGGCATCGCCGCGCGCCGTCAGCCCGTTGGCGATGACGAAAACCGCCTGCCGCTGCGGCTCGCGTGCCCTGAGCTCGGCCGCCATGTCTGCGGCGATGGACGTGAGATCGACGTCGGCGGGGACGAGTTCGTTCCGCGCGATGCGCGCGAACTTGAGCAGCGACGTGATCAGCCCCTCCATCTTCGCCGTCGAGGCGAGGATCACGTCGGTGTAGGCCCGCGCGTCTTGGGCGTTTTCGGAAAGACTCTCCTTCAACAACTGGCAATACCCGGACACCGCGGTAAGCGGGGAACGCAGGTCGTGGGAAACGGTGGAACAAAAGGCGTCGAGATCGCGGTTCGCGGCGGCCAGTTCGCCGCTTCGGAAGGAGAGATCGCGGTTCGTTTCAATCAGGCGCCGCTGCGCAAGGTCACGCTCGGCGATGGCCAGACGCAGTCTGCCGGCCCCGAAATGGATGCCGGCCATGCCAAGCCCCCACAGCAGCAGGAAACTCGCGGCGTTCAGTTGGTAGGTCTTTTTGGCGATGTCCCACAAGGGGGCCATGGGAACCGCGACGCTGAGCCCGCCGCGTACCCCACCCAACCGGCACCCCTGCTTTTCATGGCACCTAAGGCAAGCCCTCTCGGTCTTGAGCGGCCTCATCAGCCTCAGGTAGCTTCCCCCCGCCATGTGAACCACCGTGCTCTCTTCCTCGGAGCCGCGCTCGAAGGCAAGCAGCGCGCCCCGCTCCCAGTCATCGGCACGGTTTTCCGGACGCAGCGGGGTGAGACTGGTGATGTGCCCCTTGACGCCGAACGAATCGGAGGCGAGATCGAACACCAGGCGGCTCATGTAGGAGGGGTTTACCAGGGTGAGGTGGCGACCGGAGGTGGTGACCACGTCCCTCTCGGGGATCCCGGAGAGGTATGGGTTGGGCTGGATACGGTCGCAAACCGGCACGTACACCGACCCGGAAGCGGCGTTCCAGTGCCGGTAGACCAGGTCGCGCTGGAAGTTGCTTCTGGCCTGGGTGCGGGCCGTTTCGGCGGCCTGCGACATTTCATGGTGGTAGGTGAATACCAAAAGGGTCGCGATGACCAGGGTCCAGCCGGCCGCGAGTCCCCATTTGTAGATGGTCAACAGCTGAGGTGTCGTGAAGTGAGCCTGCCTCCGAGCATGGTCCATCCCCCCTCCTATCCGGCCACCCGCATCGGCCGCGGAAAAGTGTCAACGGTACAGCTTGTGGCAGGAAGCAGGGACATGCATTGACCAAAGTCAATAGAAGCACGTTAAATATGGAGACCCTTCTAAAGTCGGGACCTCATCGGGGGAAAGCGCCGGGAGGGATCTCCCCTCCCGGTAAACTAGCGGCCTGCCACGGTGGAACGCGCCTTCATTACCTCGTCGCGGTCCTCGGCCGTAATGATGATACTTGAGCAGCTCTTGTTGTGCTCGGTGACGGTTGTGTTGAAGGTGGCCCATTGCGCCTTCAGCTTTTCCACATCCTTGCGGGCCGCCTGCACCAGCTTGTTGTGCTCCTCGCTCAGGCGGTTGAAGGGGCCGACCTTGGACTCCTTCGCCTCGAGCAGCTTTTTTCTCTGTTCCTGAAGCGACGCCGAGCGCTTCGATACTTCCGCGAGCTGGGCCTTGTTGCGCGCGATGTCTGCCTCGAGCCCCTTGCGCAGCGCCTTAATCTTCGCTTCGGACTCAAGACACATCCTGTACTGCTCCCTCGTCGTGTCCACGGGGGCACTGCTTGCGTCTTTTACCTCTTTGGCCGGCTCCTGCGCAAGCGTCGCAGCGTCCACCGACGCCACTTTCACCGCGGGAGTTTCCGCCGCCGCAGGCTCGGAAGCGAGCGCTGGGCGCACCAGAAGAGATACTGCCACAAGCGCTAACAGCAAGCGATACATCACACACCTCCTCGATATCATTACATTAAAAATTAATCGCGATGGTCTTCCGCTACGTAACGACCTAGTTTTCTGCCGGGGTTGCCTCCGCCCGGGCGAGCAACTCACGCGCCACGGCATCATCAGGGTCCAGCATCACCGCCATTTTCAAAAGCTCAAGCGCCTCTTCCCTGCGCCCCAGCTGCAAACAGGCCTGCCCGAAATCTCGGCGCAGGTTCGGCAGGGTCGAGTTCAGCTGCAGAGCGGTCGCGTAGTGCGCTACCGCCTGCTCGTCGCCGAGGCTCGCCAGGAGGTTCGCCAGGGCAAGATGTGCTTCGGCGATGGAGGGGTTGGCCTCGATCGCCTTCTCGTAGAGCGCGCGTACTACGGCAACGTCGCTCCCGAGCGCCCGCTCCGTAGAGGCAAGGCCGTAGTAGGCCGGTGCGAGCCTGTCGTTCAGCGCGAGGGCGTCCGTGAACATCTTCCGCGCCGTCTCCAAATCGTCCTTCAACAGGTAGACATAGCCCAGGTTCACCTTCACGAGCGGCGCCTCCGGGTCGAGCCTGAGGGCGGTGTTCAGATGCTCCATGGCCTCGTCGATACGGTCCGCCCGAAGCAGGGCCGCACCATAGTTGCAATGGCAGTTCACGTGGGAGGGAACCAGCCTGACCGCCTGTTCGTAAAGAGTCAGGGCCTCGTCGTTGCGTCCGAGGTCCTGCAAAAGAACCGCGTAGGTGTAAAGAGCGCCGAAGTGGTGCGGCGCGTGTTTGATCGCCTCTTTAAGTACCGACTCGGCGTAGTCGTAGATGCGCAGGTCATGCAGCGTGTCACCAAGCTTATGCAGCATGTGCGCGTTATCCGGCGCAAGCCCAACGGCGATCTCGAAGCATACGGCGCTTTCCTTTACGAACCCCTCCCTTTTCAGGAGATCGCCGAACGAGACGAGCAGCGCGGTGACATCGCCCACCCGCACCGTGACGACGTCTTCGTGCAGCAGGTTGGCGAGTTCCATGGCGATGGTGCGGGAGATGCTCTCGCCGTTCTCTGCGATGCGGGCACTCAGGGTACGCAGCCCCTGCACCGCCTCCTCGACAGCACCGCTGTCGGCCTTGGCGGCAGCCGTGAAGAAAAGGGCCAGGAAGTCGTTCGCGTCCCTTTCCGTCATGGCCTGGTAGGAAGCCAGCGCGGGCTCCAGCTCGCCGCGCACATGCATCGCCAGCGTGGTGATGAAGTTGGCATCGACGACCTTCGTCGCGGTCTTATTATCTTCGTTTCCGAACATCCTGCTGAATATGCCCATGATTTTCTCCATGCTTGAGAAGGACAAGCCGCGCGTGAGTCTAATTGCGCCGCAAAGGTAAAGGATTCTTTACTCTTTGGCAAGAGTTTGATGCATTTCGTCAAGGTAAACGTCTCTTTTCCATTCCAAACTGTCTCATCTGGACCACGTATCGGCTGGCCGGGGCCCGGAGGGGATGATTGCACCCATTTCGTCTTCGCGGCTCCCTCTGCAGACATGATGGCAGCCTGCTCAACGAGGAACGTGGAAAGTCGCACCCAGCGTTGTTTTAATGATAAAGACGGAAGTCAGCGGACAAAGACGCAAGTTAGTAGACAAAGACGCAAGTTTGCTGACAAAGACGCAGGTTAGCGGACAAAGACGCAGGTTAGTGGACAAAGATGCAGGTTAGTGGACAAAGATGCAGGTTAGTGGACAAAGACGCAGGTTAGTGGACAAAGACGCAGGTTAGTGGATAAAGACGCAGGTTAGTGGACAAAGATGCAGGTTAGTGGACAAAGACGCAGGTTAGTGGATAAAGACGCAGGTTAGTGGATAAAGACGCAGGTTAGCGGACAAAAACGCAGGTTAACGGATAAAGACGCAGGTTAGCGGAGAAAGCTAGAAATCAGCCGGTAAAGACGGGCATCAGTTGGTTTCATGGTTTAATTTTCTCCCCCTCCCTTTAAGAGAGGGGGAGCTTTTGGGGATACGCCAGAGGTTCTGTTTCCGGCGCTACTCGACCACGATGCTGATGGTGTTTGTCCAGTCGCTAGCTCCCGCCTTACCTACTAATCTCGCTCTAAGGGAGTACCTGGCTCCCGTCTTGAAACCAGTGAGGACCCCTTCGAATTCGGGGAATCCGCCTTTGTATTGCCAGTTCTCCTCAATCGAGGGGTCTCCCTCGGTGCACCAGATCTCGCAGAACACCGCTCCCCTGGTAGGTGGCACTTTGAACTTGAGCTGCGTCGACGCCCCCTGCTCCACCACCCAACCTGAAGGCTGCGCGGGGGGGTGCAAGGTACGGGCGGAGCCGGCACCCCGCGGTATTCTCAGCTCATACCCACTTTTCCTTAACGATTCTTCGTTCCCCTGGCAATGAGATTGGATATGGTGCCCCATGGTGTAGAGGATCCCATCGGTCTCTTTCCGGGTGGCATTACGCAGCTTGATCATACTACGGCTTTTGTCCTGGGCGCCCTCAAAGGCGATCTTGAGTTGATTGTATTTCTCCTCAAGTTTTTCCGGCGACCCGTGCTCGGGGAAAACCCCGAATTCTGGGTTCCCTTTGGTGGCTTGGATGATCACCCCAACTTTCAGCAGATACTTGGGGTCGGACAGGTGGTCGTAATTGAGGACGAGACTTGCTAACATGGCTGCTGTCATATTTGCCCTCCTTCGAGGTTGGTTGGTGGCGGCATCCCCTGGGGCAACCATACTACATTAACAACTTCACATTTCAACCCGACACAGTTGGACTACCTCCCTCCCCCCGCCGATCGCTGCTTCCCACTTGCAGCAGTCCCCTTTTACAATAAACTAAAATAGTTTTAATCTTGCATCGTAAGGGGGGGCCATGACTTGGGAGCTGCACGTCGCAGAGGCCGAGAATCTGCTTTCATCTTCGCGCTTACCTTCGTCAACGGAACTGATCAGCCTGATCAAGAGGGTGAACCCTACCCGCCTTCAGCTTCATGACGAGGACCGGGAACGAGGGTACCGCCTTAAGAACGCACTCCAGAATCTGTTGTTGGAAAATTACGGGGAAGCCTTCCACCTAGCCCCTCACCCTTGCGCACCGGACATCGTGCTGATAAAGCACAACACTCTTCCTTCTATCGACGCCTGTCATGCGGTAATGGGTGCCTTTTCTGAGAACGCCCTGCGCACGGTCGCCGTCCCCGAAGCGAAACCGCAGGCGTAGTCCCTCCGGAAAGATAAAGCGACGGCAGAGACGGCCGCCTCCCCAATGGATGTAGTCAGGCAGGCGCAACGACTCCTCGATGAATTCGACTACTCGCAGGCAGAAAGGCTCCTTTGCGACATCCGGATAGAGAGCAACCGGCACCTCCCCGCCCTCCTCAGGGCAGCGACGATGCTGTTGGAGGATATGGGGGCCTACACAGCCGCCATCCGGACACTGCTGGCGCAGCCCATACCCGTGTTGAGGGACACGGCGGTAAGGGAACTCATCGCCCTCGCCTACCACCGTAACGGCATGACCCAGGAGGCCCGTGCCCTCTTCGACGGCCTCCACGCCGCCGACCTCGGCAAGAATGCCCTTTGCGCCTACGCCGACATCTCCTTCAAGGACGGCAACCTCGCTCACGCATGGCATCTTCTGAAAGAGGCGGACGAAAAGGAAGGCTTCGTCGTCGACCACGCCGCCTTGATGAGCAGCGTCGAGACGGCGATGCGCCGGGAAGCACAGCCCTGGGTGCAAAGGGCCGAGGAGGCGCTGACCCTGAACGACATGGAGCAGGCCGAGGCGCAGAGCCGTGAGGCACTAGGGCGGTGTCCCTCGCTGCAAAGGCCCCGCGAGATCATCGCCATGGCCGCCGCGAAAAGGGAGGCGGAGAAACTGGCCGCGCTCTGGCGGCGGTTGGAGATGAGCGAGCCCGGCCCGAAGAGGCTGGAGCTGTTGGAAACGCTGCAGGAACATGACACGAAGGCCCAGGAAAGGATCGCAGGTTTGATCGCGGCGGAAAAAGCGTCCATAAAGAGGGGCCAGGTTGAGAGCAGGCTGGAAACGCTCCGCAAGGAAGCTGAGACGCGGAAATGGCAGGAATGCTACGACATCATCGACTGGCTCTCACGCCAGGACGATCACCCCGAAGCGTACCGCGAAGCCTGCGGCGTCTCGCCTTATTTCTCGGTCTTACACCAGAACAGGCGACTCCAGAAAGTTTCCGGAAAGAGCGCGCGGGAGGCCTGGCTCAGGTTCGTGGAGGCGAAGTCGGCGTTTGAGACGGGGAAACTGGAAGGATGTTTCGAGATCATGGAGGAGATCAGGGACTACTTCGGGCACTGCCCGGAATTCGCGGAACCGTACCGCATGATGCTTGAGCGCGAACAGGAAGCGGCGAGAAGCGAAATCGCACTTCTACTGGAACAGGCGCAAAGTGAAGATGCGGACGCGGTGCGGATCGGCACTATCTTCAACCGGATCAGGAAGAGGATGTCGGTTCTCCCCGAAGAGGAGCGAAACGGACACCTAAAAGCAATGCGGGAACGCCAGTCCCTGTTAGAGGCGGAACCCGACGGGGATGTGCTTGTAAATGCGTATGGGATATGCAGACTGTTCGGAAACCTTCAGAGGGCCTCCATACTGCGCGAACACATAGCCGACGAGGCTTCGCTGAAAAAGGTCGACGATGAAGTCGCGAAACTGTTGAAGATCGAGAGGAGCGGCTTGACTCTGAATTTTTCCAACGATATGCCGGTCGACCTGACGTCGGAACCGGCACTCGCCTACAGAGGATCCACGGACCGCCACATCTTTTTGACAGGAAAGAACTATTTCATCCTCGTCGACCTGCACGAGATGAGCGCCGCGAGATTCGATTCCATCTACCTGAGCGGAGGGCATCTAGTCGATGCGCTTCCAGCGAAAGGCGTTTTCCTATTCAGAGGCATTAGTGATGAGAACTACGTCGTCCGTGCCGAGCTCACCGGTTCAAAATGCGCCATCACCGCAATCTTCGATCTCTCAGAAGCCTTTTTGCTTGAAGAAGGGGCCACCGTTGTCGACATCTACCTGAGCAGCGATAGAGAGACCGACTACTACCTGAACATAAAGTACGAGGACGGCTCGAGGCCAGGGAAAATCGGGCGGATGCGCGTGAGGAGCAGAAACGGCATGGCGGACACCGTGCAGATAAAAGACGAGCCCGTGATATACAGTAAGCGCCTTTCCAGCGCACCGGACAGGTTCATCATAGGCGCAACAGACGAAACGAGAATCTGCACAAGAAACCTTACCTACGACTTCATCATGGGGATGACACCTGATATCTGGGAGGTCGACGAAGAGAACAGGCACATCTACTACTTCTACAGTCACATGCTGAAGAGGGTGGACTTCAAGTTCGACGACTACACCGAATTCCCCGAATCGCCCGGGTGCTTCTTTTTCAAGATGAACCACAGAATCCTCGGGGTATCTCCGACCACGAACACCGTCATGATCGCTATCAAACAGAAAGCGGCGTTGTATGATTTCGGCACCAACGAGTTGTCCGCCCCCTTCCCGTTCAGTGCAATCGTATCCACAAGGCCGGCAAGAAAGTGGTACTGCTTCGATTACAGCGAAGAGCGACGGGAATTGACACTCAAAGACGTGACGCGGGAGTTGCGCTCACTGCTAGCATGGAAGCCCCTCCCTCTCGGGGGAGGAAGGACACGGACCGCGGAGGAAGTCCAGGAGGCGTACGGGATGCTTTACTTCGGGTATACCTGTGAAGATCCCCCTACCGATTCCTCATCCGAAGACGATGAAGGTGAAACCGGGGCTTGCGATGAAGCGTCGTGACATCAGGCTTTCATGACGTATTCGGACTTCAACTGCATGGCGCCGATGCCGTCGATCTTGCAGTCTATGTCGTGGTCGCCGTCTACGAGACGGATGTTGCGCACCTTGGTGCCGACCTCCCGACCGGACTGGCGGCACGAATGGTTACAACTATGGAACCTTGTATAGTATCTTCCCCGCCGTACACTTTCCACGTAAAATAGTATCAGTTGGCTTTGGGCTAGCTCTAATGCCTTGGGTACATCTCAAATGAAGGAGGCGGCCGTGGACATAGAGAAAAGATCTTCTGCCAGACTTGCCTTTCGCGCGAAGGCATACATCCATTGGGATAATCACGATATTGAGGGGGAAGTGGAGAATGTCAGCGTCGATGGTGCCTTTGTGACGGTGGCTTCCAGGATGCACGTAAACGACGTGGTCGCGCTCACCATCAACGGCACTCCCACCATCGGCATAAATGCCAAGGTGGTTAGGTTGACGAACACGGGGCTGGGATTGAGGTTTGAAAAGACGCTGCATTTTTAATAAGAGACACCGAGATCTAGAGATCTCGCCACGGCGCGTGGACCCGGCAAGGGAGGGGACAAACAAAGCCCCGGCTGCGTGGGGTTCATGCAAGGCGGGGCTTTAGGTGGGACGCCAAGTTTGGTTGTAGTCGTGCTGACGGTCAGGCCTTCTTCACGTACTCGGACTTCAACTGCATGGCGCCGATGCCGTCGATCTTGCAGTCGATGTCATGGTCGCCGTCGACGAGGCGAATGTTGCGCACCTTGGCAGTGGGGCAACTTACACAACTTACCACTGTCCCCCCTGCCCTTACTCCTTTCATTGCGCAATAGTGTTCGATCGTCCGGCTTGAGTGACCATTGCGCTCTGGACATATCTCCCTGCAGCCTCGATCGCCCGGCTCGCCTCCGGCATCTTCGGGGCAAGGCATTGCCAGACGTGCCACATTCCTGGCCAGATATCCAGGGAGACATCCACCCCCGCCTCCCGCGCCCGCGCCGCAAGGCGGGTGGAATCGCTGAGAACGATCTCGTCTTCCCCCACCTGTATCAGGATCGGCGGGAGCCCCCGCAGATCGGCATAGAGGGGGGAGATGAGCGGGTTGCGCGGGTCGTTGTCTCCGCAATACCGGGCTGCCTGTATCTCCGTAGCCCGGCGAACAAGCCACGGGTCTGCCTTGGCCCTGGTGGTGAGCGACTCCCCCGTTAGCGCCAGGTCCGTCCATGGCGAAAACAGGATAGCTAAGGACGGAAGCGGCTCTCCCCCATCCCGCAGGGAAATGAGTGTTACCGCTGCCAGCCCCCCGCCGGCCGAGTCTCCGGAAATGATTATGTCCTGTGGCGAAATCCCCTCCTGTAGAAGCCCGCGGTAGGCGGCCAAGGCATCCTCGACGGGAGCGGGAAACGGGTTTTCCGGCGCCAATCGGTATTCGGGGAGAAACGCCCGCACACCGCAAGCCCCGGCAAGACGCGCCACCATCCCCCGGTGCGTGATGCACGAACACATGGAATAGCCGCCACCGTGGAAGTGGAGGAGCACGCGATCTTCATCTGCACCCGGCATGCGAAGCCATTCCCCAGCAACCCCGCCGACAGCCGTCCGGTCAACGGTCAATTCCTCAGGCGCTTTTATGAAGCCTGCATTTTTCTCCACCAGAGCCCTCTGCTTCTCAATGGGTGCGCCCCAGTCATAAGTAGCCTTTGAAAGCTTCATTATTACTCGGAAAAAGTGGTACTGCAGGCTCTTCATCTGGTCCTCCTTAAACTAATCATTCCTTCACCTGGCAACATGTGGTGGTAAATGCGATGTACCCGAGGATAATCAGATTGATTGATGAAATGAAGGCAGTGGGGGACGTTGTTGATATATTTACATTTGGTGGGGCAAGTAGAGCAAAAGTGAAAATATTAACAACGTCCCTCCGCTGTCCCACGTCAAGGTGGTAGCCGCTAAGAGAGGGTTGATGCCGCCCCCTATTGTCATTACCACCGCTGCTATCGCGACGATATCTAGCTTCATGATACCCACTGATTTAGTCTCATGAATCCCCTCTGTCTACGAACGGGATTTACGGACTTTAAGGTTGGTTTCCAGGTTCAGCATCTCCTTGGGAATCTCCCCTCTCTGGTAAGCTCCCGGAGAGTATGGATAAGGTTGCTGAGGTGGATCAATTTTGGATGCCGATTACACCATTTTTGCACGCCGTTTCACACACTTTTCGGGACGACTTGGTATGCATCCATTTTCGCCTGTTAGTTCTTCTGGTTACCTGTCTCAGTACAGCCAAGTGTCACTGTAAATCCGGGTGCAGCTACACTAGTAGATCAAATCTATGAAACACACTCAAGGTCCAACACCTAAATAGGAGTCAATTACTCTCCTAAGCTCAAAAATATTAACTGAACCATTATTGTCCGTATCAACACAAACAAGTGGAGCCTTTATCCGCAGGAACATGTTGATAGCCGATTGCATCTCCGAAATGCTGACGGTGCCGTTGCCGTCACAGTCCCCACCAGTTATTGTGCTACCTGACAGTTTGTATGCCGTACAGCTCGCGTCGACCCCACCATTACTGCCCTTACAAATCCAAATCCAAGGTCCCGAGCCATAAAGTATTGAAGGAGTCCCAGAAGAACAAAAATCACCTATAGGCTTAGAAACAAAGATAGCACCACTACTCATACCGCAGGTCCCGTTTATGGCACCGGACGCAAAATTTGCTGTTATTGTCATACCTGAAACTATCTTATTGACGACCAATGGGTTATTTCCTGTTGTAACGAAGCCATTGGAACCACTCCAGTTGACAAAATGGTATCCAGAGTACGGAACTGCAACTACTTCACTTGAATTTTCCCCTACTATGACAGTCTGGTTTAACTGTCCGCTGATGGCCCCTCCAGGCGAGGCTACAAAGGAAACACTATAAGTATCAAGGTAAACGGGGGTTGTAGTTGACAGTTGTGTCTCCTGGAACTGTTGACCAATAATGGCATTTATTGATACAGACCCAGAGGACACCCCCCCCCCGCCAAGGGCAAAGAAACTCTTCGAGATAACATAGTTGTCGCTTGTGCAGGGATGGATGTTGGTTGGAACTGAAAGGATCGGATCTGAATGATACGCATAGACTTCATCTAGGTCGCTCCACCCATTGGCATTGCTATCAGTCTTCAATGGGCTGGTATTATTGAGGAATTCCTGCAAGTTGTTCAGACCGTCTTGATCTGGGTCCTGTTGTGCGAATCCCGGGAGGTTGGTATTAATTCCGTTCTTTTGCGCCCACTGAGCAAGCATCACATCGGGAACTCCGGCCCCGTTGCTGTCAAGATAATAGACAATGGTGCTGCTTCGTACTGCAGACTCACCATCTGGGTTCCTAACCTTAAAGTATACCGTTTTATTCCCATAGCCACTGCTGAGGGTAAATGTAGGGGTGGCGCTGTACGGCTGCCATGATGCCCCGGTAAATGCTGGGCTCTCACTGGCCATGTAGCTGGTCGGACTACCATAACACACGTTATTCAGAACAATGCCACCAGTTGTGGTATATGTTTTACCACTAACCTGTTCTAGCAGATCAAGAGAGCCGACTGATGGTGACGCTACAGTCATACTAGCTACTGCGTGGGGTCGAACTCCAGACGCACCACTATAGTAGCTGTATGTAGTCGTGCTGTTATTGAGAGTGGATGAAAGCATGTTGCCGATGGCGTTGTACTGATAAGTAGCGCTGTAGCCGCTGTCCCCGGCAGAGGTCAACCGGTCTAGGTCGTCATAGCCAAAGGTTTCGGTTTTGCTAGCGACACCATCGGAGA from Geomonas ferrireducens includes these protein-coding regions:
- a CDS encoding sigma-54 interaction domain-containing protein, which encodes MTDAAGGTEGIFRAILTSMGEGIVFADHTNTIVCVNAAAEQIRGIDAANFLGRDLLSIHPPPARTRIGALLESLRAGTLAYHTRPLEIKGRIFENSYYPIREGEDRFVGTLMVSRDITEREHLKEENSELRDQLLSEVSFGGLIGRSAVMQPVFQMIRSTAHLDSTILITGESGTGKELVARELHAKSRRSGAPLIKVNCAALPESLIESELFGYEKGAFTGALRERKGKFEQAHRGTLFLDEIGELPLAAQAKLLRVLQERTVERVGGSREILVDVRIVAATNRDLRQDVADGKFREDLFYRLNVIPVEVPPLRDRLEDILPLAGLFLKRFGREMGRPALRLSREAKEVLLAHRYPGNVRELKNAMERASALCSGDTLGVEDLPPELRGSAEAPGTQRPSRAEKGSLLAERLDDREAELIEQALAAAGDSRTEAARLLGISRKTLWKKMKRYR
- a CDS encoding ATP-binding protein, whose protein sequence is MDHARRQAHFTTPQLLTIYKWGLAAGWTLVIATLLVFTYHHEMSQAAETARTQARSNFQRDLVYRHWNAASGSVYVPVCDRIQPNPYLSGIPERDVVTTSGRHLTLVNPSYMSRLVFDLASDSFGVKGHITSLTPLRPENRADDWERGALLAFERGSEEESTVVHMAGGSYLRLMRPLKTERACLRCHEKQGCRLGGVRGGLSVAVPMAPLWDIAKKTYQLNAASFLLLWGLGMAGIHFGAGRLRLAIAERDLAQRRLIETNRDLSFRSGELAAANRDLDAFCSTVSHDLRSPLTAVSGYCQLLKESLSENAQDARAYTDVILASTAKMEGLITSLLKFARIARNELVPADVDLTSIAADMAAELRAREPQRQAVFVIANGLTARGDAGLLRVVLQNLMENAWKYTGLCPEARIEVGLERRDDGAFFFVRDNGIGFDEAEAARVFEAFRRLENAQQFEGTGIGLATVKRIIERHGGTIDCKAKPGYGATFYFSLP
- a CDS encoding tetratricopeptide repeat protein, with the protein product MGIFSRMFGNEDNKTATKVVDANFITTLAMHVRGELEPALASYQAMTERDANDFLALFFTAAAKADSGAVEEAVQGLRTLSARIAENGESISRTIAMELANLLHEDVVTVRVGDVTALLVSFGDLLKREGFVKESAVCFEIAVGLAPDNAHMLHKLGDTLHDLRIYDYAESVLKEAIKHAPHHFGALYTYAVLLQDLGRNDEALTLYEQAVRLVPSHVNCHCNYGAALLRADRIDEAMEHLNTALRLDPEAPLVKVNLGYVYLLKDDLETARKMFTDALALNDRLAPAYYGLASTERALGSDVAVVRALYEKAIEANPSIAEAHLALANLLASLGDEQAVAHYATALQLNSTLPNLRRDFGQACLQLGRREEALELLKMAVMLDPDDAVARELLARAEATPAEN
- a CDS encoding tetratricopeptide repeat protein — its product is MDVVRQAQRLLDEFDYSQAERLLCDIRIESNRHLPALLRAATMLLEDMGAYTAAIRTLLAQPIPVLRDTAVRELIALAYHRNGMTQEARALFDGLHAADLGKNALCAYADISFKDGNLAHAWHLLKEADEKEGFVVDHAALMSSVETAMRREAQPWVQRAEEALTLNDMEQAEAQSREALGRCPSLQRPREIIAMAAAKREAEKLAALWRRLEMSEPGPKRLELLETLQEHDTKAQERIAGLIAAEKASIKRGQVESRLETLRKEAETRKWQECYDIIDWLSRQDDHPEAYREACGVSPYFSVLHQNRRLQKVSGKSAREAWLRFVEAKSAFETGKLEGCFEIMEEIRDYFGHCPEFAEPYRMMLEREQEAARSEIALLLEQAQSEDADAVRIGTIFNRIRKRMSVLPEEERNGHLKAMRERQSLLEAEPDGDVLVNAYGICRLFGNLQRASILREHIADEASLKKVDDEVAKLLKIERSGLTLNFSNDMPVDLTSEPALAYRGSTDRHIFLTGKNYFILVDLHEMSAARFDSIYLSGGHLVDALPAKGVFLFRGISDENYVVRAELTGSKCAITAIFDLSEAFLLEEGATVVDIYLSSDRETDYYLNIKYEDGSRPGKIGRMRVRSRNGMADTVQIKDEPVIYSKRLSSAPDRFIIGATDETRICTRNLTYDFIMGMTPDIWEVDEENRHIYYFYSHMLKRVDFKFDDYTEFPESPGCFFFKMNHRILGVSPTTNTVMIAIKQKAALYDFGTNELSAPFPFSAIVSTRPARKWYCFDYSEERRELTLKDVTRELRSLLAWKPLPLGGGRTRTAEEVQEAYGMLYFGYTCEDPPTDSSSEDDEGETGACDEAS
- a CDS encoding PilZ domain-containing protein encodes the protein MDIEKRSSARLAFRAKAYIHWDNHDIEGEVENVSVDGAFVTVASRMHVNDVVALTINGTPTIGINAKVVRLTNTGLGLRFEKTLHF
- a CDS encoding alpha/beta hydrolase, which gives rise to MKSLQYHFFRVIMKLSKATYDWGAPIEKQRALVEKNAGFIKAPEELTVDRTAVGGVAGEWLRMPGADEDRVLLHFHGGGYSMCSCITHRGMVARLAGACGVRAFLPEYRLAPENPFPAPVEDALAAYRGLLQEGISPQDIIISGDSAGGGLAAVTLISLRDGGEPLPSLAILFSPWTDLALTGESLTTRAKADPWLVRRATEIQAARYCGDNDPRNPLISPLYADLRGLPPILIQVGEDEIVLSDSTRLAARAREAGVDVSLDIWPGMWHVWQCLAPKMPEASRAIEAAGRYVQSAMVTQAGRSNTIAQ